A part of Corynebacterium mustelae genomic DNA contains:
- a CDS encoding Rv2732c family membrane protein, which translates to MTENDETATVEKTAPTPLGAQELADAEKKAAAKFSLDYFGKFMIGAWVLFVVGLLLPHGGVVHGWQVLTLQGESLGLRIGIVEEFFVIVGTLGVVVFGGCLLLTRRTIFANISFLLTGIALFSSLLAMWMRLQDKEILGGPGLGVGLLMEVAAVIVATFALSYMILRRSDEQVRLAEQRQKHENLDEVGYAQRAALVSQQQNTPETNPLFIDDRRQQAVARHKKRSGSAD; encoded by the coding sequence ATGACGGAAAACGATGAAACTGCCACAGTTGAAAAGACAGCACCCACACCGTTAGGCGCTCAAGAACTGGCCGACGCGGAGAAAAAGGCAGCGGCGAAGTTTTCATTAGACTACTTCGGTAAATTCATGATCGGTGCCTGGGTGTTATTCGTTGTCGGGCTGCTGTTGCCTCACGGTGGAGTGGTCCATGGCTGGCAAGTGCTAACGCTTCAAGGCGAATCGCTCGGTTTGCGTATTGGAATAGTAGAAGAATTCTTTGTTATCGTCGGTACTCTTGGCGTTGTTGTGTTCGGCGGATGTTTGCTTCTGACACGGCGAACAATATTTGCCAATATTTCGTTTCTGCTCACTGGAATTGCGTTGTTTAGCTCTCTGCTTGCGATGTGGATGCGTCTGCAAGATAAGGAGATATTAGGCGGACCCGGGTTAGGTGTAGGTCTGCTTATGGAGGTAGCGGCTGTCATAGTAGCCACATTTGCGCTTTCATACATGATCTTGCGCCGCTCAGATGAACAAGTCAGGTTAGCGGAACAACGGCAAAAACATGAGAATCTCGACGAGGTTGGGTATGCACAGCGGGCCGCTTTGGTTAGCCAACAGCAAAACACTCCCGAAACTAACCCATTGTTTATCGATGACCGGCGGCAACAGGCCGTGGCACGACATAAAAAGCGTAGCGGTTCGGCCGATTAG